In Pseudomonas sp. Leaf58, one DNA window encodes the following:
- a CDS encoding xanthine phosphoribosyltransferase encodes MEALHQKIREEGIVLSDQVLKVDAFLNHQIDPALMQLIGDEFARLFADAGVTKIVTIEASGIAPAVMTGLKLGVPVIFARKHQSLTLTENLLTASVYSFTKQTENTVAVSPRHLNSSDRVLVIDDFLANGKASQALISIIKQAGATVAGLGIVIEKSFQGGRAELDSQGYRVEALARVKSLEGGVVSFIE; translated from the coding sequence GTGGAAGCACTGCATCAGAAGATTCGCGAAGAAGGCATCGTGCTTTCCGATCAGGTTCTCAAAGTCGACGCGTTTCTCAACCACCAGATCGATCCGGCGCTGATGCAGTTGATCGGTGACGAGTTCGCCCGCCTGTTCGCCGACGCGGGCGTGACCAAGATCGTCACCATTGAAGCCTCGGGCATTGCCCCGGCGGTGATGACTGGCCTGAAGCTGGGTGTGCCGGTTATTTTTGCCCGCAAGCACCAGTCGCTGACCCTGACCGAGAACCTGCTGACGGCCTCGGTGTATTCCTTCACCAAGCAAACCGAGAACACCGTGGCCGTCTCGCCGCGCCACCTCAACAGCAGCGACCGTGTGTTGGTGATCGACGACTTCCTGGCCAACGGCAAGGCGTCGCAGGCGCTGATCTCGATCATCAAGCAGGCCGGTGCCACCGTGGCCGGCCTGGGCATCGTCATCGAGAAGTCGTTCCAGGGCGGCCGTGCCGAGCTGGACAGCCAAGGCTACCGCGTTGAGGCGCTGGCCCGGGTGAAGTCGCTGGAAGGTGGTGTGGTCAGCTTCATCGAGTAA
- a CDS encoding acetyl-CoA hydrolase/transferase C-terminal domain-containing protein, whose protein sequence is MHLCSIDQAVEQVLARLPAHIHMGLPLGLGKPNAFVNALYARIRELPERQLTLYTALSLGRPPLGDGLQRRFLEPFVERVFADYEELTYLADLRNDSLPPNIRVEQFFMQPGSLLHSASAQQDYISSNYSHAARDINAKGLNLIAQLVAATPEKPVHLSLACNPDITLDLLPMIAKRRAAGETILLLGQVHSQLPYMPGDAELPIDAFDLLLDEAEQRRLFSTPNMPVNTQDHCIGLHASSLVRDGGTLQVGIGAIGDAVAAALLARQGDNAGYRAVLDALDIGPWQALIEREGGLGALTQGLYGCSEMFVNGLLALAEAGLLRRPVDEQDAVLHGGFFLGPQAFYQRLRDMPLAQRARFAMTRISFINELYGQEALKRRQRRDARFINTVFAMTLLGAGVADQLEDGRVLSGVGGQYNFVAQGHALEGGRSILLLRSWREAGGEVTSNLLWNYGHCTIPRHLRDIVVTEYGIADLRGQTDSEVIVRLLAVCDSRFQQGLIKQAKDAGKLARDFQLEARFTDNTPQRLEAIRAQHAQLFPEYPLGTDFTAEEQDLLRALNWLKSKFKLSEVLELGKATLDAPGPEGYERHLARMQLDQPQGLKEELYQRLLLAGLAATE, encoded by the coding sequence ATGCACCTCTGCTCCATCGACCAGGCTGTCGAACAAGTCCTGGCGCGCCTGCCAGCCCACATCCACATGGGCCTGCCGCTGGGCCTTGGCAAACCTAATGCCTTCGTCAACGCCCTCTATGCCCGCATACGCGAGCTGCCTGAGCGGCAGCTGACCCTCTACACCGCTTTGTCCCTCGGCCGCCCGCCATTAGGCGATGGTTTGCAGCGGCGCTTTCTTGAACCCTTCGTCGAACGCGTTTTCGCCGATTACGAAGAGCTCACTTACCTCGCTGATCTGCGCAACGACAGCCTGCCGCCGAATATCCGTGTCGAGCAGTTCTTCATGCAGCCGGGCAGCCTGCTGCACAGCGCATCGGCCCAGCAGGACTACATCAGCAGCAACTACAGCCACGCCGCGCGCGATATCAACGCCAAGGGCCTGAACCTGATCGCCCAGCTGGTGGCGGCTACGCCCGAGAAGCCCGTGCACCTGAGCCTGGCCTGCAACCCCGACATCACCCTCGACCTGTTGCCGATGATCGCCAAGCGCCGCGCCGCTGGGGAAACCATCCTCCTGCTCGGCCAGGTGCATAGCCAGCTGCCGTACATGCCGGGCGATGCCGAACTGCCCATTGATGCTTTCGACTTGCTGCTCGATGAAGCCGAGCAACGCCGGCTGTTCTCCACGCCAAACATGCCGGTCAATACCCAGGACCACTGCATCGGCCTGCACGCTAGCAGCCTGGTGCGTGACGGTGGCACCCTGCAGGTCGGCATTGGTGCCATCGGTGATGCGGTAGCCGCCGCATTGCTGGCGCGCCAGGGCGACAATGCCGGCTATCGTGCCGTACTCGATGCGCTGGATATCGGCCCCTGGCAGGCGCTGATCGAACGGGAAGGGGGGCTGGGTGCCCTTACCCAGGGTTTGTATGGCTGCAGCGAGATGTTCGTCAACGGCCTATTGGCGCTGGCCGAAGCAGGGCTGTTGCGACGCCCTGTGGATGAGCAGGATGCGGTGTTGCATGGCGGCTTCTTCCTCGGCCCCCAGGCGTTCTACCAGCGTTTGCGCGACATGCCGTTGGCGCAGCGGGCACGGTTCGCCATGACCCGTATCAGCTTCATCAACGAGCTGTATGGGCAAGAGGCACTCAAGCGTCGTCAGCGCCGCGATGCGCGTTTCATCAACACGGTGTTTGCCATGACCCTGCTCGGTGCCGGGGTGGCCGACCAGTTGGAGGATGGCCGAGTACTTAGTGGCGTGGGAGGGCAGTACAACTTCGTTGCCCAAGGGCACGCGCTGGAAGGCGGGCGCTCGATCCTGCTGTTGCGCAGCTGGCGCGAGGCAGGCGGGGAGGTCACCTCGAACCTGCTCTGGAACTATGGCCACTGCACCATTCCCCGGCACCTGCGCGATATCGTGGTGACCGAGTACGGTATTGCCGACCTGCGCGGGCAGACTGACAGCGAGGTGATCGTACGGTTGCTGGCGGTGTGTGATTCGCGGTTCCAGCAGGGGCTGATCAAGCAGGCGAAAGATGCGGGCAAGCTGGCCAGGGATTTTCAGCTGGAGGCACGCTTTACCGACAACACGCCGCAGCGCTTGGAGGCGATCCGGGCGCAGCATGCGCAGTTGTTCCCGGAGTACCCGTTGGGGACGGACTTTACCGCTGAAGAACAGGACTTACTGCGGGCGCTGAACTGGTTGAAGAGTAAGTTCAAGCTGAGTGAGGTGCTGGAACTGGGCAAGGCAACGCTGGATGCGCCCGGGCCGGAGGGGTATGAGCGGCATCTGGCGCGGATGCAGCTGGACCAGCCGCAGGGGCTGAAGGAAGAGCTGTACCAGCGGTTGTTGCTGGCGGGGTTGGCGGCGACCGAGTAA
- a CDS encoding cytochrome c5 family protein yields the protein MLAVPAAVFALWAMSATAATNDDIAKRLEPVGQVCVQGQECKGMEVAAAAGGGGTKTPDDIIAKHCNACHGSGLLGAPKIGDTAAWKERADHQGGLDGILAKAITGINAMPPKGTCADCSDDDLKGAIKKMSGL from the coding sequence ATGCTGGCCGTACCAGCAGCCGTATTCGCCCTCTGGGCAATGAGCGCAACCGCTGCGACCAATGACGACATCGCCAAACGCCTGGAGCCGGTAGGCCAGGTGTGCGTCCAGGGCCAGGAATGCAAAGGCATGGAAGTGGCCGCTGCAGCGGGTGGCGGAGGCACCAAAACGCCGGATGACATCATCGCCAAGCACTGCAATGCCTGCCATGGCAGCGGCTTGCTGGGCGCGCCGAAAATTGGCGATACCGCGGCGTGGAAGGAACGCGCCGATCACCAGGGCGGCCTGGATGGCATTCTGGCCAAGGCCATTACCGGCATCAACGCCATGCCGCCGAAGGGTACTTGCGCAGACTGCTCGGATGACGACCTGAAAGGGGCGATCAAGAAAATGTCCGGGCTGTGA
- a CDS encoding cupin domain-containing protein gives MDVGERLQAIRKLKGLSQRELAKRAGVTNSTISMIEKNSVSPSISSLRKVLSGIPMSMVEFFSVELETQSPAQIVYKAHELIDISDGAVTMKLVGKSHPNRAIAFLTEVYPPGADTGAEMLTHDGEETGILLEGRLELVVGNEIFILEEGDSYYFESTRPHRFRNPFDRPARLISAATPSNF, from the coding sequence TTGGACGTCGGCGAACGACTGCAAGCCATCCGCAAGCTCAAGGGCCTGTCCCAGCGCGAACTCGCCAAGCGTGCCGGGGTGACAAACAGCACCATCTCGATGATCGAGAAGAACAGCGTCAGCCCCTCTATCAGCTCGCTGCGCAAGGTGCTGAGTGGCATTCCCATGTCCATGGTCGAGTTTTTTTCGGTCGAGCTGGAAACGCAAAGCCCCGCGCAGATCGTCTACAAGGCCCACGAGCTGATCGACATCTCTGACGGTGCGGTGACCATGAAGCTGGTTGGCAAATCGCACCCCAACCGCGCCATCGCCTTCCTCACCGAGGTGTACCCACCGGGTGCCGACACCGGTGCCGAAATGCTCACTCACGACGGTGAAGAAACCGGCATCCTGCTGGAAGGCCGCTTGGAGCTGGTGGTTGGCAACGAGATCTTCATCCTCGAAGAAGGTGACAGCTACTATTTTGAAAGCACCCGCCCGCACCGCTTTCGCAACCCGTTCGACCGCCCGGCGCGGCTGATCAGTGCGGCGACGCCTTCAAACTTTTGA
- the alr gene encoding alanine racemase has product MRPARALIDLQALRHNYRLARELTGAKALAVIKADAYGHGAVRCALALEAEADGFAVACIEEALELRAAGIKGPLLLLEGFFEASELALIAEHDLWCVVHSLWQLEAIEKTQLHKPLTVWLKLDSGMHRVGLHPKDYHDAYQRLLATGKVARIVLMSHFARADELEADATAQQIAVFEAARQGLAAECSLRNSPGVLGWPQAPSDWVRPGLMLYGATPFEVAQAEAERLQPVMTLQSRVISVRELPAGEPVGYGAKFVSPRPTRVGVVAMGYADGYPRQAPNGTPVLVAGQRTQLIGRVSMDMLSIDLTDVPQATVGSPVELWGKHVLASEVAAHAGTIPYQIFCNLKRVPRDYVGE; this is encoded by the coding sequence ATGCGTCCCGCCCGCGCCCTGATCGACCTCCAGGCCCTGCGCCACAACTACCGTCTGGCCCGTGAACTGACCGGTGCCAAAGCCCTCGCGGTGATCAAGGCCGACGCCTACGGCCATGGCGCCGTGCGCTGTGCCCTGGCCTTGGAGGCCGAAGCCGATGGCTTTGCCGTGGCCTGCATCGAAGAGGCGCTGGAATTGCGCGCGGCCGGTATCAAAGGTCCGCTGCTGCTGCTGGAAGGCTTCTTTGAAGCCAGTGAACTGGCGCTGATCGCTGAACACGACCTGTGGTGTGTGGTGCACTCGCTGTGGCAGTTGGAAGCCATCGAGAAAACCCAGCTGCACAAGCCGCTTACCGTTTGGCTCAAGCTCGATAGCGGCATGCACCGCGTTGGCCTGCACCCCAAGGATTACCACGACGCCTATCAGCGCCTGCTGGCCACTGGCAAGGTCGCGCGCATCGTGCTGATGAGCCACTTCGCCCGTGCCGACGAACTGGAGGCCGACGCCACCGCCCAGCAGATCGCCGTGTTCGAGGCTGCCCGCCAGGGCCTGGCCGCCGAATGCAGCCTGCGTAACTCGCCCGGCGTGCTGGGTTGGCCGCAAGCGCCCAGCGACTGGGTACGCCCAGGCCTGATGCTGTACGGCGCTACGCCGTTCGAAGTGGCTCAGGCTGAGGCCGAACGCCTGCAACCCGTCATGACTCTGCAATCACGGGTGATCAGCGTGCGCGAGCTGCCTGCCGGCGAGCCGGTGGGTTATGGCGCCAAGTTCGTCAGCCCAAGGCCCACCCGCGTCGGGGTGGTCGCCATGGGCTATGCCGATGGCTACCCACGCCAGGCGCCTAACGGCACCCCGGTGCTGGTCGCCGGCCAGCGTACCCAGCTGATCGGCCGGGTGTCGATGGACATGCTCAGTATCGACCTCACCGACGTACCGCAAGCCACCGTCGGCAGCCCGGTAGAACTGTGGGGCAAACATGTGCTGGCCAGTGAAGTAGCCGCCCATGCGGGTACCATTCCGTACCAGATCTTCTGCAACCTGAAGCGGGTACCGCGGGACTACGTCGGCGAATGA
- the dadA gene encoding D-amino acid dehydrogenase, which translates to MRVLVLGSGVIGTASAYYLARQGYEVTVVDRQPAVAMETSFANAGQISPGYASPWAAPGVPLKAIKWLLERHAPLAIKLTGDVDQYLWMAQMLRNCTASRYAVNKERMVRLSEYSRDCLDELRAETGIAYENRSLGTTQLFRTQAQLDAAAKDIAVLEQSGVPYELLDRDGIARVEPALAGVKDILAGALRLPNDQTGDCQLFTTKLADMALKLGVEFRFGQDIQRLDFAGDRINGVWIDGKLETADRYVLALGSYSPQMLKPLGIKAPVYPLKGYSLTVPITNGDMAPTSTILDETYKVAITRFDNRIRVGGMAEIAGFDLSLNPRRRETLEMIVNDLYPRGGDLSQASFWTGLRPATPDGTPIVGATAFRNLFLNTGHGTLGWTMACGSGRLLADLIARKKPQISAEGLDISRYGNSPEVAKHGQAAPAHQQ; encoded by the coding sequence ATGCGAGTTCTGGTACTTGGTAGCGGTGTAATCGGAACCGCCAGTGCCTATTACCTGGCCCGGCAAGGTTACGAAGTGACGGTGGTCGACCGCCAGCCGGCGGTGGCCATGGAAACCAGCTTTGCCAACGCCGGCCAGATCTCGCCCGGCTATGCCTCGCCTTGGGCCGCCCCGGGTGTGCCGCTGAAGGCCATCAAGTGGCTGCTCGAGCGCCACGCCCCGCTGGCAATCAAACTCACGGGTGACGTTGACCAGTACCTGTGGATGGCTCAGATGCTGCGCAACTGCACCGCCAGCCGGTATGCGGTGAACAAAGAACGCATGGTGCGCCTGTCCGAGTACAGCCGTGACTGCCTCGACGAGCTGCGCGCGGAAACCGGCATTGCCTACGAAAACCGTAGCCTGGGTACCACCCAGCTGTTCCGTACCCAAGCCCAGCTAGATGCCGCGGCCAAGGACATTGCCGTGTTGGAACAGTCCGGCGTGCCTTACGAGCTGCTCGACCGCGACGGCATTGCCCGCGTCGAACCGGCCCTGGCTGGCGTGAAAGACATCCTGGCCGGCGCCCTGCGCCTGCCTAACGACCAGACTGGCGACTGCCAGCTGTTCACCACCAAGCTTGCCGACATGGCGCTGAAACTCGGTGTTGAGTTCCGCTTCGGCCAGGATATCCAGCGCCTGGACTTCGCGGGCGACCGCATCAATGGCGTGTGGATCGACGGCAAGCTGGAAACCGCCGACCGTTACGTGCTGGCACTGGGCAGCTACTCGCCGCAAATGCTCAAGCCGCTGGGCATCAAGGCCCCGGTGTACCCGTTGAAAGGCTACTCGCTGACCGTGCCGATCACCAATGGCGACATGGCCCCGACCTCGACCATTCTCGACGAAACCTACAAGGTTGCGATCACCCGTTTCGACAACCGCATCCGCGTCGGTGGCATGGCTGAAATCGCCGGTTTTGACCTGTCGCTGAACCCGCGTCGACGCGAAACGCTGGAGATGATCGTCAACGACCTTTATCCTCGCGGCGGTGACCTGAGCCAGGCCAGCTTCTGGACCGGCCTGCGCCCGGCAACCCCGGACGGTACGCCGATCGTCGGTGCCACGGCGTTCCGCAACCTGTTCCTGAACACCGGCCACGGCACCTTGGGCTGGACCATGGCGTGCGGCTCCGGTCGCCTGCTGGCTGACCTGATTGCGCGCAAGAAGCCGCAAATCAGTGCCGAAGGCCTGGACATTTCCCGTTATGGCAACAGCCCGGAAGTGGCCAAGCACGGGCAGGCTGCGCCGGCTCACCAGCAGTAA
- the dadR gene encoding transcriptional regulator DadR: MRTQHQSKRELDKIDRNILRILQNDGRISFTELGEKVGLSTTPCTERVRRLEREGIIMGYNARLNPQHLKGSLLVFVEISLDYKSGDTFEEFRRAVLKLPHVLECHLVSGDFDYLVKARISEMASYRKLLGDILLKLPHVRESKSYIVMEEVKESLCLPIPD, from the coding sequence ATGAGAACCCAGCACCAGAGCAAGCGTGAGCTGGACAAGATCGACCGTAACATTCTGCGCATCCTGCAGAATGACGGGCGTATTTCCTTCACCGAACTGGGCGAGAAAGTTGGGCTGTCCACTACCCCTTGCACCGAGCGGGTTCGCCGCCTGGAGCGCGAAGGCATCATCATGGGCTACAACGCCCGCCTGAACCCGCAGCACCTCAAGGGCAGCCTGCTGGTGTTCGTCGAAATCAGCCTGGACTACAAGTCGGGCGACACCTTCGAGGAGTTCCGCCGCGCAGTATTGAAGCTGCCGCACGTGCTGGAGTGCCACCTGGTGTCCGGTGACTTCGACTACCTGGTGAAAGCGCGTATTTCGGAGATGGCCTCGTACCGCAAGCTGCTCGGCGACATCCTGCTGAAGCTGCCGCACGTACGCGAGTCGAAGAGCTACATCGTGATGGAGGAGGTAAAGGAGAGCCTCTGCCTGCCGATCCCGGACTGA
- a CDS encoding YkgJ family cysteine cluster protein, translating to MSCNRHKIHFLRELIPSFECEPGCHDCCGPVTTSAEEMARLPRKSQAEQDAALQRLDCVHLGPDGCTVYEERPMICRLFGTTPRMACPRGRGPEPMIEPAAEQLVHQFIATTRQVLV from the coding sequence ATGTCCTGCAACCGCCACAAGATTCACTTCCTGCGCGAACTCATCCCCTCATTCGAGTGCGAACCCGGTTGCCACGACTGCTGCGGCCCGGTCACTACTTCGGCGGAAGAGATGGCCCGCCTGCCACGCAAGTCCCAGGCCGAGCAGGACGCCGCCCTGCAGCGCCTGGACTGCGTGCACCTGGGCCCCGATGGCTGCACCGTGTACGAAGAGCGGCCAATGATCTGCCGCCTGTTCGGCACTACCCCGCGCATGGCCTGCCCGCGTGGCCGTGGCCCTGAACCCATGATCGAGCCCGCCGCCGAGCAGTTGGTCCACCAGTTCATTGCCACCACCCGCCAGGTGCTGGTCTAG
- a CDS encoding FAD-binding oxidoreductase translates to MIHSAQHAASYYAASSAPHPDHSFLQGEDSADVCIVGGGYSGLNTAIELAERGFSVILLEARKLGWGASGRNGGQLIRGVGHGLEQFLPVIGEDGVRSMKLMGLEAVQIVRERVEKHGIACDLTWGYCDLANKPAELLGFAEDAEELRSLGYKHALRLVGKDDIHSVVGADCYVGGLVDMGSGHLHPLNLALGEAAVAARLGVKLFEQSEVTRIDYGPEVQVHTAQGRVRAKTLVLCCNAYHNNLNRELGGKVLPAGSYIIATEPLGEERAHELLPQNMAVCDQRVALDYYRLSADHRLLFGGACHYSGRDPKDIAAYMRPKMLKVFPQLADVRIDYQWGGMIGIGANRLPQVGRLASQPNVYYAQAYSGHGLNATHLAARLLGEAISGQQSGRFDLFAKVPHITFPGGQHLRSPLLALGMLWHRLKELA, encoded by the coding sequence ATGATCCACAGCGCGCAGCACGCCGCCTCCTACTACGCCGCCAGCAGCGCGCCACACCCCGACCACTCCTTTCTGCAAGGCGAAGACAGCGCCGATGTGTGCATCGTCGGTGGTGGCTATTCGGGCTTGAACACCGCCATCGAACTGGCCGAGCGGGGCTTTTCGGTCATCCTGCTGGAAGCCCGCAAGCTTGGCTGGGGCGCCAGCGGGCGCAATGGCGGGCAACTGATCCGCGGCGTCGGCCATGGCCTGGAGCAGTTCCTGCCGGTCATCGGCGAGGACGGCGTGCGCAGCATGAAGCTGATGGGCCTGGAGGCCGTGCAGATCGTCCGCGAGCGGGTCGAAAAGCACGGCATTGCCTGCGACCTGACCTGGGGCTACTGCGACCTAGCCAACAAGCCCGCCGAGCTGCTGGGCTTTGCCGAGGACGCCGAAGAGCTGCGCAGCCTCGGTTACAAGCACGCGCTGCGCCTGGTCGGCAAAGACGATATCCACAGCGTGGTCGGCGCCGACTGCTATGTGGGCGGGCTGGTCGACATGGGCTCTGGGCACCTGCACCCGCTCAACCTGGCCTTGGGTGAAGCCGCCGTCGCCGCCCGCCTGGGCGTGAAGCTGTTCGAGCAGTCCGAGGTCACCCGCATCGACTACGGCCCTGAAGTGCAGGTGCATACCGCTCAAGGGCGGGTGCGGGCCAAGACCCTGGTGCTGTGCTGCAATGCCTACCACAACAACCTCAACCGCGAACTGGGCGGCAAGGTACTACCCGCCGGGAGTTACATCATCGCCACCGAGCCGCTGGGCGAGGAGCGCGCCCATGAGTTGCTGCCGCAGAACATGGCCGTCTGCGACCAGCGTGTGGCACTGGATTATTACCGCCTGTCCGCCGACCATCGCCTGCTGTTCGGCGGTGCCTGCCATTACTCGGGGCGTGACCCCAAAGATATCGCCGCCTACATGCGGCCAAAGATGCTCAAGGTATTCCCGCAGTTGGCCGATGTGCGCATCGACTACCAGTGGGGCGGCATGATTGGCATCGGTGCCAACCGCCTGCCGCAGGTTGGCCGCCTGGCCAGCCAGCCGAATGTGTATTACGCGCAGGCTTATTCCGGCCATGGGCTCAACGCCACCCACCTAGCCGCGCGCCTGCTGGGCGAGGCCATCAGTGGCCAGCAGAGCGGGCGTTTCGACCTGTTCGCCAAGGTGCCGCACATCACCTTCCCCGGCGGCCAGCACCTGCGCTCGCCGCTGCTGGCATTAGGGATGCTGTGGCACAGATTGAAAGAGCTGGCCTAG
- a CDS encoding DUF1127 domain-containing protein yields the protein MGGMSDVRLQLLAKELQAGQQAKVLSAPEGLGRWELMLHRWRTRRALLQLTDDELRDVGLSWEQARTEGRKPFWKD from the coding sequence ATGGGTGGCATGAGCGATGTGCGCTTGCAACTGTTGGCCAAGGAACTGCAAGCCGGGCAGCAGGCCAAGGTGCTCAGCGCGCCGGAGGGTCTGGGGCGTTGGGAGCTGATGCTGCATCGCTGGCGTACCCGCAGGGCGTTGCTGCAGTTGACCGATGACGAGTTGCGCGATGTCGGGCTGAGCTGGGAGCAGGCGCGTACGGAAGGGCGCAAACCCTTCTGGAAGGACTGA
- a CDS encoding PLP-dependent aminotransferase family protein yields MTLYLNLAELLGARIEQGLYRPGQRLPSVRALSVEHGVSLSTVQQAYRILEDSGMVSPRPKSGYFVSDHRHLPALPAVSRPAQRPVDISQWEQVLDLVRSTPRQDVIQLGRGMPDIDSPTLKPLLRSLAQLSRRQDMPGLYYDNIHGNLALREQVARLMLDSGCRLSPADLVITTGCHEALSCSIRAVCEPGDIVAVDSPSFHGAMQTLKGLGMKALEIPTDPITGISLEALELALEQWPIKLIQITPSCNNPLGYIMPEARKKALLGLAQRYDVAILEDDVYGDLAYTYPRPRTLKSFDDDGRVLLCSSFSKTLAPGLRIGWVAPGRYLERVLHMKYISTGSTASQPQLAIADFIAGGHYQPHVRRMRSQYQRSRDLMSDWVTRYFPVGTRISRPQGGFMLWVELPEHFDTLRLNRALLEQGVQVAVGSIFSASGKFRHCLRMNFAARPTPQIEAAVRKVGETALRLLDEESASA; encoded by the coding sequence GTGACCCTCTACTTGAACCTCGCCGAACTGCTCGGTGCCCGCATTGAGCAAGGCCTCTACCGCCCTGGCCAGCGCCTGCCCTCAGTGCGCGCCCTGAGCGTGGAGCACGGGGTCAGCCTGAGCACCGTGCAGCAGGCCTACCGCATACTGGAAGACAGCGGCATGGTCTCGCCCCGGCCCAAGTCGGGCTACTTCGTCAGCGACCATCGCCACCTGCCGGCCCTGCCCGCCGTCAGCCGCCCGGCCCAGCGCCCGGTGGACATTTCGCAGTGGGAGCAGGTGTTGGACCTGGTGCGCAGCACCCCACGCCAGGACGTGATCCAGCTCGGCCGTGGCATGCCCGACATCGACAGCCCCACCCTAAAACCCCTGCTGCGCAGCCTCGCCCAGCTGAGCCGGCGGCAGGACATGCCCGGCCTGTACTACGACAACATCCACGGCAACCTGGCACTGCGCGAGCAGGTAGCCCGGCTGATGCTCGACTCCGGCTGTCGCCTGAGCCCGGCCGACTTGGTAATCACCACTGGCTGCCATGAGGCGCTGTCGTGCAGCATTCGCGCGGTGTGCGAGCCTGGCGACATCGTCGCGGTCGACTCACCAAGCTTCCACGGCGCCATGCAGACGCTGAAGGGCCTGGGCATGAAAGCCCTGGAAATCCCCACCGACCCAATCACCGGTATCAGCCTGGAGGCGTTGGAGCTGGCCCTGGAGCAGTGGCCGATCAAGCTCATCCAGATCACCCCAAGCTGCAACAACCCGCTCGGCTACATCATGCCCGAGGCGCGCAAGAAGGCCCTGCTGGGCTTGGCCCAACGCTATGACGTGGCCATCCTGGAAGATGATGTGTATGGCGACCTGGCCTATACCTATCCGCGCCCCCGCACCCTCAAGTCGTTCGACGACGACGGTCGCGTGCTGCTCTGCAGCTCGTTTTCCAAAACCCTCGCCCCCGGCCTACGGATAGGTTGGGTGGCACCTGGGCGTTACCTGGAGCGGGTGCTGCACATGAAGTACATCAGCACCGGCAGCACCGCCAGCCAACCCCAATTGGCCATCGCCGACTTCATCGCTGGCGGGCATTACCAGCCCCATGTGCGGCGCATGCGCAGCCAGTACCAGCGTAGTCGCGACCTGATGAGTGACTGGGTGACCCGCTACTTCCCGGTAGGCACGCGGATCAGCCGCCCCCAAGGTGGCTTCATGCTGTGGGTGGAATTGCCAGAACATTTCGATACGCTGCGGCTGAACCGCGCTTTACTGGAGCAAGGCGTGCAAGTTGCCGTGGGTAGCATCTTCTCGGCGTCGGGTAAGTTCCGCCACTGCCTGCGTATGAACTTCGCCGCGCGGCCGACGCCGCAGATCGAAGCCGCCGTACGCAAGGTAGGTGAAACCGCCCTTCGTCTACTGGATGAAGAAAGCGCCAGCGCGTAA